The Solibacillus sp. FSL W7-1436 genome window below encodes:
- a CDS encoding ROK family transcriptional regulator, with product MSWNQQIGKKFNKQQILNYIFSKRIVSRGEIIEEIGLKKATVANLVTELIEDRLIVEDGKDCSTGGRRSRLLRFNETAGFALGIDIGVNYLYGAVFNIKGEIVFDHFQLVPSIQLDAYLKSILSLVELLVKNVPPSPFSIVGLGVAVPGSVNKDGVIIIAPNLRWGDFDISGYLRDRFDFPIYISNEANAGAYAEYIFENNKETSNLLYLSIGIGLGVGIIIDHNIYLGVNGYSGESGHTIIHMNGRKCTCGRNGCWEAYASEYALIHDATYMLKERELSLEQLITFAEEGHEDVIQLFKETGYYIGLGITNLIQTFNPEKIIIGNRIVKAQKFIEQSILDTIHANTMHFQRDNYSVQFSKLKDRAIALGAASFIIDQFIQLPFD from the coding sequence TTGTCTTGGAATCAACAAATAGGGAAAAAATTTAATAAGCAGCAAATTTTAAATTATATTTTTTCTAAAAGGATTGTTTCTAGAGGAGAAATCATTGAAGAAATTGGGTTAAAAAAAGCAACTGTTGCAAATTTAGTAACAGAACTAATAGAGGACCGATTAATCGTAGAAGATGGGAAAGATTGTTCAACTGGAGGGAGAAGATCCCGGTTATTAAGGTTTAATGAAACAGCTGGTTTTGCACTTGGCATTGATATTGGCGTTAACTATTTATATGGTGCCGTCTTTAATATAAAAGGAGAAATTGTTTTCGACCATTTCCAACTCGTACCATCAATTCAACTTGACGCGTATTTAAAAAGTATTTTGAGTTTAGTTGAATTACTCGTAAAAAATGTGCCCCCTAGTCCATTCTCAATCGTCGGATTAGGAGTTGCCGTTCCTGGTTCTGTTAATAAAGACGGCGTAATTATTATTGCACCTAATTTACGTTGGGGAGATTTTGATATCAGTGGATATTTGCGTGATCGCTTTGACTTCCCCATCTATATTTCAAATGAGGCAAATGCTGGTGCCTATGCAGAGTATATTTTCGAAAATAATAAAGAAACTTCAAATCTATTATATTTAAGTATAGGTATCGGATTAGGTGTTGGGATTATTATTGATCATAATATTTATCTAGGTGTTAACGGCTATTCGGGCGAAAGTGGTCATACAATCATACATATGAATGGTCGTAAATGCACTTGCGGGCGCAACGGATGTTGGGAAGCATACGCCTCAGAATACGCTCTCATTCATGATGCGACTTATATGTTAAAAGAAAGAGAACTATCATTAGAGCAGCTAATTACCTTTGCTGAAGAGGGTCATGAAGATGTTATTCAATTATTTAAGGAAACCGGGTACTATATCGGTCTCGGGATTACTAATTTAATTCAAACATTTAACCCCGAAAAAATTATTATTGGTAATCGTATAGTAAAAGCGCAAAAATTTATTGAGCAATCTATATTAGATACAATTCACGCTAATACTATGCATTTTCAGCGGGATAACTACTCTGTGCAATTTTCGAAATTAAAGGATCGTGCAATTGCCCTCGGTGCTGCCTCTTTTATCATTGATCAATTTATTCAGCTACCATTCGATTAA
- the xylF gene encoding D-xylose ABC transporter substrate-binding protein: MRKCKGFLFGILLVISMLLVACGQDAGDSSKDTGKANSSDSAGDKLKIGLSVSDLTLERWQHDRDFFVAKAEEMGAEVVVQSANGDEAKQLSQIQNMLSQDLDALVIIAINSDSLSTVVEQANAEDVPVLAYDRLINGADISAYVSFDNVRVGEMQAEYLVNLKPDGNFFLMGGSPTDNNAKMFREGQMNIIQPLVDKGDITIVGDQWAKDWDANEALKIMENALTANKNNIDVVVASNDNTAGGAIQALEAQGLAGKVLISGQDADLAGVQRIAEGLQTMTVYKPIKAIAEKSAEVAVQLAKGEEVTATDSVNNGQMDVPFIKLDPISVGKDELMTTVIEDEFHSYDDVYKNVPESDRP, encoded by the coding sequence ATGCGTAAATGTAAGGGCTTTCTTTTTGGAATTCTGTTAGTAATATCAATGTTATTGGTAGCTTGTGGACAGGATGCAGGCGACTCAAGCAAAGATACAGGCAAGGCAAATTCAAGTGATTCAGCAGGCGATAAATTGAAGATTGGTTTATCGGTATCGGACTTAACATTAGAACGTTGGCAGCATGACCGTGATTTCTTCGTAGCTAAGGCCGAAGAAATGGGTGCAGAAGTCGTAGTGCAGTCTGCAAATGGTGATGAAGCAAAGCAATTATCGCAAATACAAAATATGCTGTCTCAGGATTTAGATGCATTAGTAATTATTGCGATTAATTCAGATTCTTTATCCACTGTTGTGGAGCAGGCAAATGCAGAAGACGTTCCAGTATTAGCATATGACCGATTGATTAACGGGGCAGATATCAGTGCATATGTTTCATTTGATAACGTACGTGTGGGCGAGATGCAAGCGGAGTATTTAGTGAATTTAAAACCTGACGGAAACTTCTTCTTAATGGGGGGATCTCCAACGGATAACAACGCAAAAATGTTCCGTGAAGGGCAAATGAATATTATTCAGCCATTAGTTGATAAAGGTGATATTACAATTGTAGGCGATCAGTGGGCGAAAGACTGGGATGCAAATGAAGCATTAAAAATCATGGAAAACGCATTAACTGCAAACAAAAACAATATTGATGTTGTCGTTGCTTCAAACGATAATACGGCTGGTGGCGCAATTCAGGCGTTAGAAGCTCAGGGATTAGCTGGTAAAGTATTAATTTCTGGGCAAGATGCTGACCTGGCAGGTGTTCAGCGTATTGCAGAGGGATTACAGACAATGACCGTTTACAAGCCAATAAAAGCAATTGCTGAAAAGAGTGCAGAAGTAGCGGTTCAATTAGCAAAAGGTGAGGAAGTTACTGCTACGGATTCTGTAAACAATGGCCAGATGGATGTTCCATTCATTAAGCTGGACCCAATTTCAGTAGGTAAAGATGAACTTATGACAACAGTTATTGAAGATGAATTCCATAGCTATGATGATGTATATAAAAATGTTCCGGAAAGTGACCGTCCGTAA